In the Novosphingobium sp. 9 genome, one interval contains:
- a CDS encoding HEPN domain-containing protein, with protein MKTDLDHLPASKQRDLDRVVQILFEEFAAAHENATARRRRGRILKVILYGSHARGGWVDEPHTAKGYVSDFDLLVIVNQKDLTDRAAHWTAADQRLIEEKLAGRLRTPANFVVHTWQEVGDGLAHGRYFFMDIARDGVVLFEADDRPLPEPKPKTPEQALAMAQEYFDEWFPAANKRFNIARFDIKEGYLKEAAFDLHQSAEFLFHCVLLVGTFYTPHNHNLAFLRAQAEGLDMRLVDAWPRNTRRERALFEKLKDAYVKARYSKHYRIAKEDLEWLAARVEKLGQLVQEVCQERLTLLASQVREAG; from the coding sequence ATGAAAACCGACCTCGATCATCTGCCTGCAAGCAAGCAGCGGGACCTGGACCGTGTGGTCCAGATCCTGTTCGAGGAATTCGCCGCAGCGCACGAGAATGCCACCGCGCGCCGTCGGCGGGGCCGGATCCTCAAGGTTATTCTCTACGGCAGCCATGCCCGTGGCGGCTGGGTCGACGAGCCGCATACCGCCAAGGGCTACGTCTCGGACTTCGACCTGCTGGTGATCGTCAACCAGAAGGACCTGACCGACCGCGCCGCGCACTGGACCGCTGCCGACCAGCGGTTGATCGAGGAGAAGCTCGCAGGGCGTCTGCGCACGCCTGCCAACTTCGTGGTCCATACGTGGCAGGAAGTCGGCGATGGTCTGGCCCACGGGCGCTACTTCTTCATGGACATCGCCCGCGATGGCGTGGTGCTGTTCGAGGCCGACGACAGACCGCTTCCCGAGCCCAAGCCCAAGACGCCCGAACAGGCGCTGGCCATGGCGCAGGAATACTTCGACGAGTGGTTTCCTGCAGCTAATAAGCGCTTCAACATTGCGCGCTTCGACATCAAAGAAGGCTACCTGAAAGAAGCTGCATTCGACCTGCACCAGTCAGCAGAATTTCTCTTTCATTGCGTACTTTTAGTCGGCACTTTCTACACCCCACACAACCACAATCTCGCCTTCCTGCGCGCGCAGGCTGAGGGCCTCGACATGCGCCTTGTCGATGCATGGCCGCGCAATACCCGGCGTGAACGAGCGCTCTTCGAGAAGCTCAAGGATGCCTATGTGAAGGCGCGCTACTCCAAGCACTACCGCATCGCAAAAGAGGACTTGGAGTGGCTTGCCGCCAGGGTCGAAAAGCTCGGCCAGCTGGTGCAGGAAGTCTGTCAGGAACGCCTGACGCTGCTCGCCTCGCAAGTTCGCGAAGCAGGCTGA